From a single Rutidosis leptorrhynchoides isolate AG116_Rl617_1_P2 chromosome 5, CSIRO_AGI_Rlap_v1, whole genome shotgun sequence genomic region:
- the LOC139849562 gene encoding uncharacterized protein produces MHTDAACGPEGAGAGIVLKSPEGEEYTFALRFGFPVTNNEVSGIRVAKYLEVKELSVYVDSQLVANKFNGIFKAHDESMQKYLKLVSRTLNKKADALSKLAALTFSHFKKEIWVEEVKVKSIEEDSVSAAVEEEEQSWMTPIIEFLTKGTLPIDSSEARKIKIKAPMYLSDKGILYRKSFLGPHLRCLNPTQVESIIQEVHEGMCALHSEHKTVASKIMRLGYYWPSMYRDAAEVIRKCQPCQLYPPVSKALRHPMIPVASP; encoded by the exons ATGCACACAGATGCGGCTTGTGGTCCAGAAGGCGCAGGGGCAGGAATAGTTCTAAAAAGTCCAGAAGGAGAAGAATATACCTTTGCACTGCGATTCGGTTTCCCTGTCACAAATAATGAAGTATCTGGGATACGGGTAGCAAAATACCTGGAGGTTAAAGAACTGTCAGTATATGTTGATTCGCAATTAGTtgcaaataaatttaacggaatatTCAAAGCACATGATGAATCGATGCAAAAATACCTAAAGCTT GTTTCAAGGACGCTGAATAAAAAGGCGGATGCGCTTAGTAAGTTAGCCGCATTAACATTCAgtcattttaagaaagaaatttgggtTGAGGAAGTTAAAGTAAAATCTATTGAAGAAGACAGTGTTTCGGCTGCAGTTGAAGAAGAGGAGCAGAGTTGGATGACACCAATAATAGAATTTCTAACCAAAGGTACATTGCCAATAGACTCAAGTGAAGCAAGAAAGATTAAGATAAAAGCACCAATGTATCTGTCAGACAAGGGAATTCTATACAGAAAGTCTTTTCTGGGACCTCATTTGCGGTGTCTTAATCCAACTCAAGTGGAGTCAATCATACAGGAAGTGCACGAGGGGATGTGCGCTCTGCACTCAGAACACAAAACAGTTGCGTCCAAAATAATGCGGCTCGGATATTACTGGCCATCAATGTATAGAGATGCCGCAGAAGTAATACGCAAATGTCAACCGTGTCAGCTTTATCCACCGGTAAGCAAGGCTTTGCGACATCCAATGATACCGGTTGCGTCTCCATGA